Proteins encoded by one window of Antechinus flavipes isolate AdamAnt ecotype Samford, QLD, Australia chromosome 4, AdamAnt_v2, whole genome shotgun sequence:
- the MTX1 gene encoding metaxin-1, with protein MQQGGPPRAPPRGQPPPGAGGTRGHRVPAFQHKTWGLVLIKDCEQDLDPEAKGGSPTTSTVFSVWNPDCASRQSPNLHFQGLCPPHSSSPDRVPYFHRQHSRSHSPFRSPSLKRASPHHEHNSCSPTPPRSPSPKRASPRHEHRSRSPALPRSPLPKRVSPHCEQRSPSPAPPRSPLPKRVSPYCEQLSPLPTPPHSPLPKRVSYQREQRSPRPTPPHSPLPKRVSHQGEQRSPRPTPPHSPILKRVSHQGEQWSPLSTPPHSPLLKRVSPHWEQRSPIPTPPHSPLPKQVPHQGEQRSPVPTPPHSPLPKRISLYFERSPSPVLPRSPSPKRASPRHEHRSRSPAPPRSPLPMRISLHCEPRSPSPARPRSPLPKRVSYYCDQRSPSPVPPHTPSPEQAHRHPEYPRRSPVSPRSPSPKRASPHREHRSPSPGRAFSPCGHAPPKSTLASGGPAPVCHQAPEKASPASPCSENLQSLELLPGQRAEKMAAPMELYCWAGGWGLPSVDLDSLVVLTYARFTGAPLKVHKITNPWRSPSGTLPALRTSEGGAISQPHKIITHLRKQKYNADYDLSARQGADTLAFMSLLEEKLLPVLIHTFWVDAKNYVELTRKWYAEAMPFPLNLFLPGRMQKKHIERLQLLCGEQRPEDEEEVEKELYREARECLTLLSQRLGSQKFFFGDSPASLDAFVFSYVALLLQPKLPNGKLQTHVRGLSNLCAYCTHILSLYFPWDGAEAPPPRPAPSTSESDEEPYRRRGQILSVLAGLAAMVGYALLSGIVSIQRASPSRPSGTRALGIAEEEEDE; from the exons ATGCAGCAAGGGGGACCCCCCCGCGCCCCGCCTCGGGGGCAGCCTCCTCCGGGGGCCGGGGGCACCCGAGGCCACAGAGTCCCCGCCTTCCAACATAAGACCTGGGGCTTAGTCCTAATCAAAGACTGCGAGCAAGACCTCGACCCCGAGGCCAAGGGAGGCTCCCCTACAACCTCGACCGTGTTTTCAGTCTGGAACCCGGACTGTGCCTCACGGCAGTCCCCCAATCTCCATTTCCAAGGCCTTTGTCCTCCCCACAGCTCCTCTCCGGATCGAGTCCCCTACTTCCACAGACAGCACAGCCGCTCCCACAGCCCGTTCCGAAGCCCCTCCCTAAAGCGAGCCTCCCCCCACCATGAACACAATAGCTGTTCCCCCACCCCGCCTCGTAGCCCCTCCCCAAAGCGAGCCTCCCCACGCCACGAACACCGAAGCCGCTCCCCCGCCCTGCCCCGTAGCCCTCTCCCGAAGCGAGTCTCCCCCCACTGCGAACAACGGAgcccctcccccgccccgccccgcagCCCTCTCCCGAAGCGAGTCTCCCCCTACTGTGAACAACTGAGTCCCCTCCCCACCCCGCCCCATAGCCCTCTCCCGAAACGAGTCTCCTACCAACGTGAACAACGAAGCCCCCGCCCCACCCCGCCCCATAGCCCTCTCCCGAAACGAGTCTCCCACCAAGGTGAACAACGGAGCCCCCGCCCCACCCCGCCCCATAGCCCTATCCTGAAACGAGTCTCCCACCAAGGTGAACAATGGAGCCCCCTCTCCACCCCGCCCCATAGCCCTCTCCTGAAACGAGTCTCCCCCCACTGGGAACAACGGAGCCCCATCCCCACTCCGCCCCATAGTCCTCTCCCGAAACAAGTCCCCCACCAAGGTGAACAACGGAGCCCCGTCCCCACCCCGCCCCATAGCCCTCTCCCGAAACGAATCTCCCTCTACTTTGAACGAAGCCCCTCCCCCGTCCTGCCCCGTAGCCCCTCCCCAAAGCGAGCCTCCCCACGCCACGAACACCGAAGCCGCTCCCCCGCCCCGCCTCGTAGCCCCCTCCCAATGCGAATCTCCCTCCACTGTGAACCACGGAGCCCCTCCCCCGCCCGGCCCCGTAGCCCTCTCCCGAAGAGAGTCTCCTACTACTGTGATCAACGAAGCCCCTCCCCCGTCCCGCCCCATACTCCCTCCCCGGAGCAAGCCCATCGTCACCCTGAATACCCCAGACGTTCCCCAGTCTCGCCCCGCAGCCCCTCCCCGAAGCGAGCCTCTCCCCACCGAGAACACCGCAGTCCCTCCCCCGGGCGAGCCTTCTCGCCTTGTGGCCACGCCCCCCCGAAATCTACCCTGGCTTCGGGAGGCCCCGCCCCCGTCTGCCACCAGGCCCCCGAGAAAGCCTCCCCCGCCTCCCCGTGCTCTGAGAACTTGCAGAGTTTGGAGCTGCTTCCGGGACAGAGGGCGGAAAAGATGGCGGCGCCCATGGAGCTGTACTGCTGGGCTGGGGGCTGGGGCTTGCCGTCTGTGGACCTGGACAGCCTCGTGGTGCTG ACCTATGCCAGATTCACTGGGGCCCCTCTGAAGGTGCACAAGATCACTAACCCCTGGAGGAGTCCTTCAG GAACTTTGCCTGCTCTTCGGACTAGTGAGGGTGGAGCTATCTCTCAACCACACAAGATCATCACCCATCTAAGGAAACAG AAGTACAATGCAGACTATGACCTTTCAGCCCGGCAGGGGGCAGATACCTTGGCCTTCATGTCACTGCTTGAAGAGAAGCTGCTGCCTGTATTG ATCCATACTTTCTGGGTCGATGCCAAGAACTACGTGGAGCTGACTCGAAAGTGGTACGCCGAAGCCATGCCCTTCCCCCTCAACCTGTTCTTGCCAGGCCGAATGCAGAAAAAACATATAGAGCGGCTCCAGCTCTTGTGTGGGGAACAGAGGCCTGAGGACGAAGAGGAAGTAGAGAAAGAG CTGTATCGAGAGGCCCGGGAGTGCCTGACCCTGCTCTCTCAGCGCTTGGGCTCCCAGAAGTTCTTCTTTGGAGACTC GCCTGCCTCCCTGGATGCCTTTGTCTTCAGCTATGTGGCCCTGCTGCTTCAGCCTAAGCTACCTAATGGGAAACTACAAACCCATGTTCGAGGGCTGAGCAACCTGTGTGCTTATTGCACCCACATCCTCAGTCTCTACTTCCCTTGGGATGGAG CTGAAGCACCA